The Corynebacterium occultum sequence GTCCGCAAGCTTGCCCGAGGTGGTGGTGAGATCTGATTCAGCGGCAGTCATGATGCTCAAGTCTAAAGCGTGATCCTCGGATAGTGGGAAAGGGCAGGAATAAGGCATAAAGAACGAAGGCCCATCGCGGGGACGGCGATGAGCCTTCGAGGCTGGGAAGTGCCGGCGACCTAGAGCGGAATGTTGCCGTGCTTACGGGCCGGGCGGGAGACGTTCTTGTCACGGTAGAGACGCAGATTACGGGCAATCTGGCCGCGGGTCTCAGAAGGCAGGATCACGGCGTCGATCAGACCGCGCTCCGCCGCCATGTACGGGTTGAGCATGTGATCCTCGTACTCGCGCTCAAAGGACTTGGTCAGCTCAGCCACGTCGATACCCTTGTCAGCGGCAGCCTTGATCTCCTTGCGGTAGATGAAACCGACAGCGCCGGAAGCGCCCATCACGGCGATCTGGGCGGTCGGCCACGCCAGGTTGACATCGGCACCCAGGCCCTTGGAACCCATCACGCAGTAGGCGCCGCCATAAGCCTTGCGCATGGTGACGGTGATCTTCGGGACGGTGGCCTCACCATAGGCGTAGAGCAGCTTCGCGCCACGACGCAGGATGCCGCCGTACTCCTGGCCCGCGCCGGGCAGGAAGCCCGGGACGTCGACCAGCATGACGATCGGGATGTTGAAGGCATCGCAGGTGCGGATGAAGCGGGCGGCCTTCTCAGCGGAGTCGATGTCGAGGCAGCCGGCGAACTGGGTCGGCTGGTTGGCGACGAATCCCACGGACTGGCCCTCGATGCGGCCGAAGGCGATGACGACGTTCTCGGCGCGCTCAGCCTGGATCTCCAGGTACTCGCCATCGTCGGTCAGGCACTCGATGACCTCGCGGACATCGTAGGGCACCGTCGGGGAGTCCGGGATGATCTCGTCGAGCTTGAGGTCATCAGCGGTGATGTTGGATTCGACGGAACCCTCATCCGCGGTGAACTCCTCCACCGGGGCGAACTGGCGGTTGTTGGAGGGGAGGAAGGAAACCAGGTCCTGGACCCAGTCCAGGGCCTCCTCGTCATTGGCGGCGGTGAAGTGGGAGTTGCCGGCGGTGGCCATGTGGGTGGAAGCGCCACCCAGCTCCTCCTGGGTGATCTCCTCACCGGTGACGGTCTTGATCACGTCGGGGCCGGTGACGAACATCTTGGAGGTCTTGTCCACCATGACCACGAAGTCGGTCAGGGCGGGGGAGTAGGCGTTGCCACCTGCGGAAGCACCCATGATCACGGAAATCTGTGGCACCACGCCGGAGGCGTTGATGTTGTGGTAGAAGGTGCGGGCGATCATGTCGAGGGAGACCGCACCATCCTGGATGCGGGCGCCGGCACCCTCGTAGAGGCCGATCAGGGGGCGGCCGGTGGTGACGGCAAGCTCCATGATCTTGATCATCTTTTCGCCGTAGACCTCACCCAGGGCGCCACCGAAGACGGTGCCGTCCTGGGAGAAGATGCAGACCTCACGGCCGTCGATGGTTCCCCAACCGGTGACGATGCCGTCGGTGACGGGGCGCTTCTTGCCCATGTCGAAATCGGTGGTGCGGTGGCGGGCGAGCTGATCAGTTTCAACGAATGAGCCTTCGTCGAGGAGGTAGTCGAGTCGTTCGCGGGCAGTGAGGCGGTTTGCGGCGTGGACCTTCTCGACGGCCTTCTCGCCCATCGGGAGCTGGGCTTCGGCGCGGCGAGCCTTTAGATCGGCGATCTT is a genomic window containing:
- a CDS encoding acyl-CoA carboxylase subunit beta, whose translation is MTLSSPLTEVANLPEDNNSTAAKIADLKARRAEAQLPMGEKAVEKVHAANRLTARERLDYLLDEGSFVETDQLARHRTTDFDMGKKRPVTDGIVTGWGTIDGREVCIFSQDGTVFGGALGEVYGEKMIKIMELAVTTGRPLIGLYEGAGARIQDGAVSLDMIARTFYHNINASGVVPQISVIMGASAGGNAYSPALTDFVVMVDKTSKMFVTGPDVIKTVTGEEITQEELGGASTHMATAGNSHFTAANDEEALDWVQDLVSFLPSNNRQFAPVEEFTADEGSVESNITADDLKLDEIIPDSPTVPYDVREVIECLTDDGEYLEIQAERAENVVIAFGRIEGQSVGFVANQPTQFAGCLDIDSAEKAARFIRTCDAFNIPIVMLVDVPGFLPGAGQEYGGILRRGAKLLYAYGEATVPKITVTMRKAYGGAYCVMGSKGLGADVNLAWPTAQIAVMGASGAVGFIYRKEIKAAADKGIDVAELTKSFEREYEDHMLNPYMAAERGLIDAVILPSETRGQIARNLRLYRDKNVSRPARKHGNIPL